Genomic window (Candidatus Latescibacterota bacterium):
CCAGGAAAAATTTCTCCCCGCACTGGACGGAAAGTTTTCTGTTTATAGAATATACCAGGGCAGCATCCGTCACATCGGCCAGGTCCGTCTCCAATGCTTCAGCGAGGAGCACGGGAGTCGCCACTTGCACCCTCTCCTCTTCTCCACGAAGGATCTTGACGCGGTATATCCTGTCAGCATCTGGTTGATACCTGTCGTAACTCGTCTCGTCGATCACCCACATCGCGATCAGGAATGAACAGGCGAGCCCGATAGCCAGACCCGATATATTTATTATGGAATAGACCTTGTCCTTTTTAAGCTTTCTCAAAGCAAGGATCAGATAGCTTCTCAGCATAGTTATACTCCAGATGAAAGAATTGAATGCAAGGTACAGGGAAGCGCTCAGAGCCTGGGACCAGTAAGCTCTTGAAGCTCTGCCAGCCCCGTGCTCCCTGCGGATCTCATGATAATATTCCTCTAGGTCTCCCGATATTGTCTGCTTCTCGGTCGATGAGGCGAACAGTCCGAGTAGCTTTTTCGCCAGACGGGGAGGATTTTGTCCCATGTCATTTTCTTGCCGATTTCCGGTCACGCGCCCTCAGTCCCTTCGATGATCCCGGGGATCCCCTTCCAGAGGTTCTCCTGCAGCTCGGCTGTCTCCTTCAACGCCAAAATCCCCTGCTTCGTGAGACGATAATAGCATTTGCTCTTGCCGCCCCTGTGCGGTTCGGGGTCGGCCATCCTCTTTTCGACAAGATTCTTTTTCGCAAGGTTGTCCATTGAGACCCAAAGCCCGCCAAATTTCAGCTTTTTGCCGGCACGCTGTTCGACCTCCGCGATTATCGTCACCCCGTATGCGTTATCCTTCAGCCGCAGCACCGCCAGAAGAAGTATCTCGTCGTTTCGTGTCAGTATCATCCTGGTGACTCCAATCCATTTTTGACAGTTAACATCGGCACAGATTTGATAATCCCGATGGTCACATACATTATTACGAATAATTAGTAATAAAGTTACAGGATAATTTTCAAACAGGGGCCTTGACAACCCGACCGTTTTAAGATATGTTCAAACCAGTTGGTATTGCAAACCGGTCTGAAGCTGTAAGGAGCTAGTTATGGACACCGAAAAAAATCTCGCGGCGACACGTCATAAATTATATAAGTTCTGGACGATGGACGGGATCGGAGAATTGAC
Coding sequences:
- a CDS encoding helix-turn-helix transcriptional regulator; translation: MILTRNDEILLLAVLRLKDNAYGVTIIAEVEQRAGKKLKFGGLWVSMDNLAKKNLVEKRMADPEPHRGGKSKCYYRLTKQGILALKETAELQENLWKGIPGIIEGTEGA